A genomic stretch from Candidatus Woesearchaeota archaeon includes:
- a CDS encoding AAA family ATPase, which translates to MTDNNQNLEQIANEGAASVHVREPKKPKNDAEIEWDDPVSIKTYLDKFVYGQEAAKRALSVAFSDYMSLGKQSHSLLIGPSGSGKTYMISVLCDAAGIPFAKKSLARLSSEGYKGENLSGIVEALKDARKGILFFDEFDKVAVAQNSHWGDSFPKKLQEELLSYFTGEIVHGVDTSRFLIVAAGAFHGGFGKTSLYQVIQKRLGGSQAQVKPETLLEQLVDQDLMEYGLMPELVGRLANKAPLVEIDSEGLYEILSNKESSPAKEASEYFQEMGITLLFEDSALQEIAKLAKTGVGVRGLHSVVNQLVNEYSFDRKKLIGTTITIDKAKVVDKFEKEIQFEEPDEIEIDWMNPESIINYLDNYVVGQTEGKQELAKAFHLYHLKLQTGNPLLPKSNVLILGPSGSGKTYMIELLAKKAQLPMAKTNAAGKVSAAYSGDRFVDVFDQFSESQTTGIVYVDEVDKVLLNPGNPVNSELTGCLENGEVGGRHTGGYLFILSGAFQPLYDYKRRLLAQQTEDGVVIPAGYEGIEITRDDLQEVGISPEILGRVPILAKTEALSIDDLATILTKKGSVLEEYGQYFESMGKSLEMEDGALRVMAEHAYGLRGARGLKDVANRLFGSYIMGIAQNSEEVIRVTEDEARRVLG; encoded by the coding sequence ATGACTGACAATAACCAAAATTTAGAACAAATAGCCAATGAAGGCGCGGCAAGCGTTCACGTAAGAGAACCGAAAAAACCAAAAAACGATGCAGAAATTGAATGGGACGATCCAGTATCAATCAAAACGTATTTAGATAAATTTGTGTACGGACAAGAAGCTGCAAAACGAGCACTTTCAGTTGCGTTTTCTGATTATATGTCACTAGGCAAACAATCACACTCACTTCTTATTGGCCCATCAGGATCAGGTAAAACCTATATGATCTCAGTTCTATGTGACGCCGCAGGAATACCATTTGCAAAAAAAAGTTTAGCAAGACTAAGTTCTGAAGGTTACAAAGGAGAAAACTTAAGTGGAATTGTTGAAGCACTAAAAGATGCCCGAAAAGGTATTTTATTCTTTGATGAATTCGACAAAGTAGCAGTTGCACAAAACTCACACTGGGGAGATAGTTTTCCTAAAAAATTACAAGAAGAATTATTATCATATTTTACTGGAGAAATTGTTCATGGAGTAGATACATCAAGATTTTTAATAGTTGCAGCAGGAGCGTTTCATGGAGGATTTGGAAAAACTTCATTATACCAAGTAATTCAAAAAAGACTTGGAGGAAGTCAAGCACAAGTAAAACCAGAAACATTGCTTGAACAATTAGTTGATCAAGACTTAATGGAATATGGCCTTATGCCTGAACTTGTTGGAAGACTGGCAAATAAAGCACCACTTGTTGAGATAGATTCTGAAGGATTATATGAAATTCTTTCAAACAAAGAAAGTTCACCTGCAAAGGAAGCTTCCGAATACTTCCAAGAAATGGGAATTACACTATTATTTGAAGACTCAGCACTACAAGAAATTGCAAAACTTGCAAAAACAGGTGTTGGTGTAAGAGGACTTCATAGCGTAGTAAATCAATTAGTAAATGAATATTCATTTGATCGAAAAAAACTTATCGGAACAACAATAACAATTGATAAAGCAAAAGTAGTAGATAAATTTGAGAAAGAAATTCAATTCGAAGAACCAGACGAAATAGAAATTGACTGGATGAATCCTGAATCAATTATCAATTATTTAGATAATTATGTTGTTGGACAAACAGAAGGAAAACAAGAACTAGCAAAAGCGTTTCACTTATACCACTTAAAATTACAAACTGGAAATCCACTTTTGCCAAAATCTAACGTATTAATACTTGGTCCATCAGGATCAGGAAAAACATACATGATCGAACTACTAGCAAAAAAAGCACAATTACCAATGGCAAAAACAAATGCAGCAGGAAAAGTATCTGCAGCATACTCAGGAGATAGATTTGTCGACGTATTTGATCAATTTAGTGAAAGTCAAACAACGGGAATTGTATATGTTGATGAAGTAGATAAAGTACTATTGAATCCAGGAAATCCAGTCAACAGTGAACTTACCGGTTGTCTTGAAAATGGAGAAGTTGGAGGACGCCACACAGGAGGATATTTATTCATACTCTCAGGAGCATTCCAACCATTATATGATTATAAAAGAAGACTACTAGCTCAACAAACTGAAGACGGAGTTGTTATTCCTGCAGGTTATGAAGGAATTGAAATTACTCGAGATGACTTACAAGAAGTTGGAATATCCCCCGAAATACTTGGAAGAGTACCAATCCTTGCAAAAACAGAAGCACTAAGCATTGATGATCTCGCAACAATCCTAACTAAAAAAGGATCCGTTCTTGAAGAGTATGGACAATACTTTGAATCAATGGGAAAAAGTTTAGAAATGGAAGATGGCGCACTAAGAGTAATGGCAGAACATGCATATGGACTTCGAGGTGCAAGAGGACTAAAAGATGTTGCTAACAGATTATTTGGAAGCTACATAATGGGAATTGCGCAAAATTCCGAAGAAGTAATACGAGTTACAGAAGACGAAGCTCGACGTGTTTTAGGGTGA
- a CDS encoding methyltransferase: MALVNSKSSLAIILSKLKLFSNPNVKLEQYPTDSEIAAEVLWNSFMNQDIENKTIADFGCGTGILGIGALLLGAKKVFFIELDLAALNIAKENLANLFEEFEIESKMGEFVFLNQDILNFQENVDVVIQNPPFGTRNTHADKSFLEKAFKITNVIYSFHKESTASFVSAVSKDNNFRSSNHWIFDFPLKATQSFHKKRIERIKVGCWRLVKK, translated from the coding sequence ATGGCTTTAGTTAATTCAAAATCAAGTCTTGCAATTATTTTATCCAAGCTTAAATTATTTTCAAATCCTAATGTTAAATTAGAACAATATCCTACTGATTCAGAAATTGCAGCAGAAGTTTTATGGAACTCATTTATGAACCAGGATATCGAAAATAAAACAATTGCAGATTTTGGTTGTGGTACGGGAATTCTTGGTATTGGTGCATTATTGTTAGGTGCTAAAAAAGTTTTTTTTATTGAACTTGATTTAGCTGCATTAAATATTGCTAAAGAAAATCTTGCGAATTTATTTGAAGAGTTTGAAATAGAATCAAAAATGGGCGAATTTGTTTTTCTTAATCAAGATATTTTAAATTTTCAAGAAAACGTGGATGTAGTTATTCAAAATCCTCCATTTGGTACTCGAAATACTCATGCAGATAAATCTTTTTTAGAAAAGGCATTTAAGATTACAAATGTGATTTATAGTTTTCATAAAGAATCAACAGCGTCATTTGTGTCTGCAGTTTCAAAAGATAATAATTTTAGAAGTTCAAATCATTGGATATTTGATTTTCCTCTTAAAGCAACTCAATCTTTTCATAAAAAAAGAATTGAAAGAATTAAAGTTGGCTGTTGGAGACTCGTAAAAAAATAA
- a CDS encoding NUDIX hydrolase — translation MSEYKSLAKKSESNFIETVDAIALYGSEIILIQRRDYPSGIAIPGGHVDPGESLDDAVVRELREETNLGVKSMKKFGVYSTPGRDPRGKYRSTVYVCKTYGIPEAGSDAKSIVRIKLKDLDNYKESFAFDHHQILSDYKSKNNL, via the coding sequence ATGAGTGAGTATAAATCGTTAGCTAAAAAAAGTGAATCAAATTTTATTGAAACTGTTGATGCGATTGCATTGTATGGTTCCGAGATTATTTTAATTCAAAGAAGAGATTATCCATCAGGCATTGCAATTCCTGGTGGGCACGTTGATCCTGGAGAATCATTAGATGATGCAGTTGTTCGTGAATTAAGAGAAGAAACAAATCTTGGTGTAAAATCGATGAAAAAATTTGGTGTTTATTCAACACCTGGAAGAGATCCTAGGGGGAAGTATAGATCGACTGTTTATGTTTGTAAAACTTATGGGATTCCTGAGGCTGGGTCTGATGCAAAAAGTATTGTGAGAATTAAATTAAAAGATTTGGATAATTACAAAGAATCATTTGCATTTGATCATCACCAAATTTTAAGTGATTACAAATCGAAAAATAATTTATGA
- a CDS encoding MarR family transcriptional regulator, with translation MIDFACKQFKLEEVIKCGLGLSKADYKLLEFLLQQYDEWFTTDDLAKRMKLNLSTIQRSVKKLSEKQVIKRSQNNLDGGGYMYVYQIKDKDQIRELMMNIVTAWVKRVDDELKKW, from the coding sequence ATGATAGACTTTGCATGCAAACAATTCAAACTGGAAGAAGTTATTAAATGTGGACTTGGCTTAAGTAAAGCAGACTACAAATTATTAGAATTTTTGTTACAGCAATACGATGAGTGGTTCACAACTGACGATCTAGCAAAAAGAATGAAACTTAATCTTTCAACAATACAACGAAGCGTGAAAAAGTTAAGTGAAAAGCAAGTAATTAAAAGATCACAAAATAACTTAGATGGTGGCGGATATATGTATGTTTATCAAATTAAAGATAAAGACCAAATAAGAGAATTAATGATGAATATAGTTACTGCATGGGTTAAACGTGTCGATGATGAACTAAAGAAGTGGTAA
- a CDS encoding ferritin family protein, translating to MDEFMRVIFENAIVRETAAHHKYLQLAKFAKSNILKKIFETLAAEELTHKELFSKMDLTVLKIVSKTNLTTLNLLNEYEDKLDITDMQDIKNAIDLAIKEEEQAYQDYSTLIKYLDFGPGRESLQEIAKQELAHKHILQKTKQKLENNWKNSFDIS from the coding sequence ATGGATGAATTTATGCGAGTCATATTTGAAAATGCAATTGTTAGAGAAACTGCTGCACACCATAAATATCTCCAATTAGCAAAATTTGCAAAAAGCAATATACTTAAAAAAATTTTTGAAACTCTTGCAGCAGAAGAACTCACCCATAAAGAACTATTTAGTAAAATGGACTTAACAGTTTTAAAAATAGTATCTAAAACCAATTTAACAACACTCAACTTGCTTAATGAATATGAAGACAAATTAGACATAACCGATATGCAAGACATAAAAAATGCAATTGATCTTGCAATCAAAGAAGAAGAGCAAGCATATCAAGATTATAGCACACTAATAAAATATCTCGATTTTGGTCCAGGCAGAGAATCATTACAAGAAATTGCAAAACAAGAACTTGCACACAAACATATTTTACAAAAAACAAAACAAAAACTTGAAAATAATTGGAAAAATTCGTTTGATATTTCTTAA
- a CDS encoding aspartate aminotransferase family protein — protein sequence MTSNNLFFNGQIGEPEEFIEIFKTLFSSRSIRDSAPSRVASETDIAQLVNEFETKPQHRASNDDFSFQNFMTEFAQIYEKAGLSFNPHSYFAHMLSDPTKIGVVANLIGALMTGNQVCREVSPIENHLEQRVGQYVKNMLGYDQKEAISFITAGGTDANILALLTGRNVSYLEKEGVNLKKIGFPEMFSPHSDVYEKANLRIPKLIVPASFHYSWDKTANAIGIGENHLVKIRSTSEFRMDLDELQVQLDSLDRTKEKPMGVVFVLGSTEIGAVDDIAKGMELVRKYEKETGERIWLHLDAAYGGPSVLTKKYAHLKKVVKEFDSVTFDPHKLFWVPYNAGSITFKNRDDLQTVSTDASYINNDLSNIEEFKKNLETHLGGVKLIGSQSTAGVISTYLTCVAFGLAGIGETIETTFENANYFASQLQSVRLSEGRIEVMNPEPDLNLVNFRFVPEKFKHVSKKDYFGGDVSSDNSDEIKSLNVQIEKYFSESDSGFIVSSAGLATNGEKDTQIYAIRTCLMHPDTTRQDIDRFVGELCTYIESDLIRGDC from the coding sequence ATGACATCCAACAATTTATTTTTCAACGGACAAATTGGTGAGCCTGAAGAGTTCATCGAAATTTTTAAAACTCTTTTTAGTTCGAGAAGTATTAGGGATTCTGCTCCTTCAAGAGTTGCCTCTGAAACTGATATTGCGCAGTTAGTTAATGAATTTGAAACAAAGCCACAACACCGGGCCAGTAATGATGATTTTAGTTTTCAAAATTTTATGACTGAGTTTGCTCAAATTTATGAGAAAGCAGGTTTAAGTTTCAATCCTCATTCTTATTTTGCACACATGTTATCAGATCCAACAAAAATTGGAGTGGTAGCAAATTTAATTGGTGCTTTAATGACTGGAAATCAAGTTTGTCGTGAAGTATCCCCAATTGAAAATCATTTAGAACAACGTGTTGGGCAGTATGTTAAAAACATGTTAGGTTATGATCAAAAAGAAGCAATTTCTTTTATTACTGCAGGAGGTACTGATGCAAATATTCTTGCTCTTCTAACTGGTAGAAATGTTTCATATCTTGAAAAAGAAGGTGTTAATCTTAAAAAAATTGGTTTTCCTGAAATGTTTTCGCCTCATTCGGATGTTTATGAAAAAGCTAATTTAAGAATTCCAAAATTAATTGTTCCTGCGTCATTTCATTATTCTTGGGACAAAACTGCTAATGCTATTGGCATTGGTGAAAATCACTTGGTTAAGATTAGATCCACTTCTGAATTTAGGATGGATTTGGATGAGTTGCAAGTTCAACTAGATTCTTTAGATCGTACAAAAGAAAAACCAATGGGAGTTGTTTTTGTTTTAGGATCAACTGAAATTGGGGCTGTTGATGATATTGCAAAAGGAATGGAGTTAGTTAGAAAATACGAAAAAGAAACTGGTGAAAGAATATGGCTTCATCTTGACGCTGCATATGGTGGTCCTTCAGTATTAACAAAAAAATATGCGCATCTAAAAAAGGTTGTAAAAGAGTTTGATTCAGTAACTTTTGATCCTCATAAATTATTTTGGGTTCCCTACAATGCTGGATCGATTACTTTCAAAAATCGTGATGATTTACAGACAGTTTCAACTGATGCTAGTTACATCAATAATGATTTATCAAATATTGAGGAGTTTAAGAAAAATTTAGAAACTCACCTTGGTGGTGTTAAACTTATTGGATCACAATCTACTGCAGGAGTTATATCTACATATTTGACTTGTGTTGCTTTTGGTTTGGCAGGAATTGGAGAAACGATTGAAACAACATTTGAGAATGCAAATTATTTTGCATCGCAACTTCAATCTGTAAGATTAAGTGAGGGTCGAATTGAAGTAATGAATCCTGAGCCAGATTTAAATTTAGTTAATTTTAGATTTGTTCCAGAAAAATTTAAACACGTTTCCAAAAAAGATTATTTTGGTGGTGATGTAAGTAGTGATAATTCAGATGAAATTAAATCATTAAATGTGCAAATTGAAAAATATTTTTCAGAATCTGATTCCGGTTTTATTGTATCAAGTGCTGGGCTTGCAACTAATGGGGAAAAAGATACTCAGATTTATGCTATTCGTACTTGTCTGATGCATCCAGATACTACCAGGCAAGATATTGATAGGTTTGTTGGTGAACTTTGCACATACATTGAATCTGATCTTATTCGAGGTGATTGTTAA
- the trxA gene encoding thioredoxin: protein MSVKELSKTNFDESVKGDKPVIVDFWASWCGPCKMMGPVFDELSEEYDNLEFAKVSTELEPELAEKNSVRGIPCLIVFKDGKEVDRIVGYTPKDALKEKINAIIN from the coding sequence ATGAGCGTAAAAGAATTAAGCAAAACAAATTTTGATGAATCAGTTAAAGGAGACAAACCAGTAATTGTCGATTTTTGGGCAAGTTGGTGCGGACCTTGCAAAATGATGGGCCCAGTATTTGATGAACTAAGCGAAGAGTATGACAATTTAGAATTTGCAAAAGTTAGTACTGAACTAGAACCAGAACTTGCAGAAAAAAACTCAGTTAGAGGAATTCCTTGTTTAATAGTATTCAAAGACGGAAAAGAAGTAGACCGAATTGTAGGCTATACACCGAAAGATGCGTTAAAAGAAAAAATTAATGCAATCATTAATTAA
- a CDS encoding Lrp/AsnC family transcriptional regulator — protein MVYNLDEKDLKILDILKQDSSLSTRDIARKTLLPPTTIHNRIKTLKKEGVIKKFTVELDYDLLDKSLVVYVLISVDVSLLKSKSKTQYDIVDEMKKFEFVRRVDIVSGGVDLIAMLRLKDIKELDLLLLDKVQSIGGINHTKTLVVIREGK, from the coding sequence ATGGTATATAATTTGGATGAAAAAGACTTAAAAATACTTGATATTTTAAAACAAGATAGTTCGCTTTCTACAAGGGATATTGCTAGAAAAACTCTTTTGCCTCCAACAACAATTCATAATCGAATTAAAACTTTAAAAAAAGAAGGGGTAATTAAAAAATTCACAGTGGAGCTTGATTATGATTTATTGGATAAATCTCTGGTAGTTTATGTTTTAATTTCTGTTGATGTTTCTTTATTAAAATCTAAATCTAAAACTCAGTATGATATCGTCGATGAAATGAAAAAATTTGAGTTTGTTAGGCGAGTAGATATTGTATCTGGCGGAGTGGATTTAATTGCTATGTTGAGATTAAAAGATATAAAAGAATTGGATTTGTTGTTGCTTGATAAGGTGCAAAGTATTGGGGGTATTAATCATACTAAAACTTTAGTTGTAATTAGGGAAGGAAAATAA
- the asnS gene encoding asparagine--tRNA ligase: MEQGSGKVAIRGWVHRERKSSKLKFIVLRDSSNIIQCVIEKEIIGEEKFLTVKKTQVETSMKIYGEIKKEERAPTGYELHVSDFEIVGECDTFPISRDQSIEFLADNRHLWLRSRKMTAIMKIRSTYIQAREEFFKNKKFWRFDAPILQPSQCEGGSTLFEVKFYKEKTFLSQTWQLFAEAGIFSLEKIYNMGPTFRAEKSKTSRHLSEFWMAETEVAWANLQDISELAKEELKYCLKQVLAERQEELKILERDVGKLNIASNKEWPTIKYREALKILKEKSEMEVSFGKDLRTIEEEKIMEHFDTPVVVTHYPKEVMAFYKPKDPDFPDEALCFDMLAPEGYGEIVGGSQRDTDMEEIKKALERDGEDLENYKFYLDLRKYGSVPHSGYGVGIERVITWICGLDNVKDAIAFPRTMTRWTP; encoded by the coding sequence ATGGAACAAGGAAGCGGCAAAGTAGCAATACGCGGATGGGTTCATCGCGAAAGAAAAAGCTCAAAACTCAAATTCATAGTTCTTAGAGATTCAAGCAACATAATCCAATGCGTAATCGAAAAAGAAATTATTGGAGAAGAAAAATTTCTTACTGTAAAAAAAACCCAAGTAGAAACAAGTATGAAAATTTATGGCGAAATCAAAAAAGAAGAACGAGCGCCAACAGGATATGAACTTCACGTATCAGATTTTGAAATTGTTGGAGAGTGCGATACATTCCCAATATCCCGAGATCAATCAATCGAATTTCTTGCAGACAATAGACATCTTTGGTTAAGATCTCGAAAAATGACTGCAATTATGAAAATAAGAAGTACTTACATCCAAGCACGCGAAGAATTTTTCAAAAATAAAAAATTTTGGAGATTTGATGCACCAATACTTCAACCAAGTCAATGTGAAGGCGGCTCAACATTATTTGAAGTTAAGTTTTACAAAGAAAAAACATTCCTATCACAAACATGGCAATTATTTGCAGAAGCAGGAATATTCTCCCTTGAAAAAATATACAATATGGGACCTACATTCAGAGCAGAAAAATCAAAAACATCAAGACACTTGTCAGAATTTTGGATGGCAGAAACAGAAGTTGCATGGGCAAACTTACAGGACATTTCAGAACTTGCGAAAGAAGAATTAAAATATTGTTTAAAACAAGTTTTAGCTGAAAGGCAAGAAGAACTAAAAATACTCGAACGAGATGTTGGAAAATTAAATATTGCATCCAATAAAGAATGGCCAACAATAAAATATCGCGAAGCATTAAAAATACTAAAAGAGAAATCTGAAATGGAAGTTTCATTTGGAAAAGATCTTAGAACAATTGAAGAAGAAAAAATAATGGAACATTTTGATACTCCAGTTGTAGTTACTCATTATCCTAAAGAAGTGATGGCATTTTACAAACCAAAAGATCCAGACTTTCCTGATGAAGCATTATGTTTTGATATGCTAGCACCAGAAGGTTATGGAGAAATTGTTGGTGGAAGTCAACGAGATACAGACATGGAAGAAATCAAAAAAGCACTTGAACGCGACGGCGAAGATTTAGAAAATTATAAATTTTATTTAGACCTGCGAAAATATGGTTCAGTCCCACATTCAGGATATGGAGTTGGAATTGAAAGAGTGATTACTTGGATCTGCGGACTCGATAATGTAAAAGATGCAATTGCATTCCCTAGAACAATGACTAGATGGACACCATAA
- a CDS encoding NUDIX hydrolase, translating to MTKISKTTQNSIEELDYEKSFIAADPVIFTISQKKLKILLHKREKDPFKHKLELPGGLVLSQENAEDTIKRKLTELIGKEDIYFIQFKTFSNPNRDPRRRVISIGFIALINSEQINISSEHWHDFNELNDLAFDHKIIIKCATEFLKKNLDEVVAKQFLPQYFPLNNLQEVYELIEGKDYDNRNFRKKMISSGIVVETEKKQENCSHRPSKLYTFSDDNS from the coding sequence ATGACAAAAATATCAAAAACCACTCAAAACTCAATCGAAGAATTAGATTATGAAAAATCATTTATAGCAGCAGATCCAGTAATATTTACTATTTCTCAAAAAAAACTCAAAATACTTCTACATAAAAGAGAAAAAGATCCATTCAAACATAAATTAGAATTACCAGGAGGACTAGTATTATCCCAAGAAAATGCAGAAGACACAATCAAACGAAAATTAACAGAGTTAATTGGAAAAGAAGACATATATTTCATACAATTTAAAACATTTAGCAACCCAAACAGAGATCCTCGTCGCAGAGTTATATCAATAGGATTTATCGCACTAATTAATTCCGAACAAATAAATATTAGTTCCGAACACTGGCATGACTTTAATGAATTAAATGACCTTGCATTCGATCACAAAATAATAATTAAATGTGCAACCGAATTTTTGAAAAAAAATCTTGACGAAGTAGTTGCAAAACAATTCTTACCACAATATTTCCCACTCAATAACTTACAAGAAGTCTATGAATTAATAGAAGGAAAAGATTATGATAATAGAAATTTTCGAAAAAAAATGATTAGTTCGGGCATCGTAGTTGAAACCGAGAAAAAACAAGAGAATTGCTCACACAGACCCAGTAAGTTGTACACATTCAGTGACGATAATTCTTAA
- a CDS encoding ribose-phosphate diphosphokinase has product MKQTKNEMAQNGNSIEIVAGREMGDLAKNVFDQLKDQGNFNYSKVDCTVFANKEMKPKLPGATRHKDVYLFHSMYHPDPNSSLVELLLTADAISRSSADSITLVLPYMSYLRQDRKDEPHVPISARLVADLIQANPKVERVLTMDLHSDQAQGFYQIPVDNLYGSLVHAEYFKEKFQSDYENLVVVSPDHGGVVRARRFAKSLDESVPVYIIDKRRTGANQCEVMNFIGGDISGKDIVIYDDMIDTGGSIVAAANVAKEKGARNVYACVSHGLFSAKEGAQKSTEQKFAESGLEVVVAGTIPRSNEYLEKNASWLTVLPIDKLLSRAVYESSKPGGSVSSLFYSGGEK; this is encoded by the coding sequence ATGAAACAAACAAAAAATGAAATGGCACAAAATGGGAACTCAATTGAAATTGTTGCGGGAAGAGAAATGGGTGATCTTGCAAAAAACGTATTTGATCAACTTAAAGATCAAGGCAACTTTAATTATTCAAAAGTCGATTGCACAGTTTTCGCAAACAAAGAAATGAAACCAAAACTTCCTGGGGCGACAAGACATAAGGATGTTTACTTATTTCATTCGATGTATCATCCTGACCCTAACTCTAGTTTGGTTGAACTATTGTTAACTGCTGATGCAATTTCAAGAAGTTCTGCGGATTCGATCACATTGGTTTTACCTTATATGTCTTACTTAAGACAAGACAGAAAAGATGAACCTCACGTACCAATCTCGGCAAGACTTGTTGCGGATTTAATTCAGGCAAATCCTAAAGTTGAGCGAGTGTTAACGATGGATCTTCACTCAGATCAAGCACAGGGATTTTATCAAATTCCAGTTGACAACTTGTATGGTTCTTTGGTTCACGCAGAATATTTCAAAGAAAAATTTCAAAGTGATTACGAAAACTTGGTGGTAGTCTCACCTGATCATGGCGGTGTTGTTCGTGCAAGAAGATTTGCGAAATCTCTTGATGAGTCAGTTCCAGTATACATTATTGACAAAAGAAGAACTGGTGCAAATCAATGTGAAGTTATGAATTTCATAGGTGGGGACATAAGTGGCAAGGACATTGTTATTTATGACGACATGATTGATACGGGGGGTTCAATTGTTGCAGCAGCAAATGTTGCAAAAGAAAAAGGTGCGCGTAATGTTTATGCTTGTGTTAGTCATGGTTTGTTCAGTGCAAAAGAGGGCGCGCAAAAATCAACAGAACAAAAGTTTGCTGAGTCGGGTTTGGAAGTTGTTGTTGCGGGAACCATTCCAAGATCAAATGAGTACTTAGAAAAAAACGCATCTTGGTTGACTGTGTTGCCAATTGACAAATTACTTTCTAGGGCAGTTTATGAGAGTTCAAAACCTGGTGGTAGCGTGAGTTCTCTATTTTATTCTGGGGGTGAAAAATAA
- a CDS encoding ArgE/DapE family deacylase, translated as MADLKTQLANELSKLISIDSQNPPGNEKAIISYLDKEFKKLKIRSKIIGKANRLNLINSIKLGSGKRKIMFMTHVDTVPGSRGWTTKFLKPVIKNNKLYGLGSGDMKCAAASHMVLIKEIMKNQKKYASINATLSFAFCADEETGGKLGAEMLLKNHSQLFNQDLVIVGEPTNQKLIVSHKGVIQAEIEIFGKSAHASTPHLGTNSIQVASRLIGELSKLKLNSKPNRYLSPPLTVNFGIISGGDALNKVADYCKFGIDIRHIPEITSKNILAEVKSIINKIKSSHSKSKLSWTYKIKVLETGKAAQSSVATIKKVEKILKRKAQGVSYSTDSRFLKCDFIIYGAGDEKLAHCPNEYVDLNKLVKVHKDYVKLVEEY; from the coding sequence ATGGCAGACTTAAAAACCCAATTAGCAAATGAACTTTCAAAGCTCATAAGTATTGATTCTCAAAATCCTCCTGGAAATGAAAAAGCAATAATTTCTTATTTGGATAAAGAATTTAAAAAATTAAAAATTAGAAGTAAGATTATTGGAAAAGCAAATCGTCTTAATCTAATTAATAGTATCAAATTAGGATCTGGAAAACGAAAAATTATGTTTATGACTCATGTGGATACAGTTCCTGGTTCTCGTGGATGGACTACTAAATTTTTAAAACCAGTAATAAAAAATAATAAATTGTATGGTCTAGGTTCTGGTGATATGAAGTGTGCTGCCGCAAGTCATATGGTTTTAATAAAAGAAATTATGAAAAATCAAAAAAAATATGCAAGTATTAATGCAACGTTAAGTTTTGCTTTTTGTGCTGATGAAGAAACTGGTGGAAAACTTGGTGCGGAAATGCTTCTAAAAAATCATTCTCAATTATTCAATCAAGATTTAGTGATTGTGGGGGAGCCTACAAATCAAAAATTAATTGTATCTCATAAAGGAGTTATTCAAGCAGAAATTGAGATTTTTGGAAAGTCTGCTCACGCATCAACACCTCACTTAGGAACTAACTCAATTCAGGTGGCTTCAAGATTGATTGGAGAATTATCAAAACTAAAATTAAATTCAAAACCAAACAGATATCTCTCACCTCCATTAACTGTTAATTTTGGAATTATTTCGGGAGGTGATGCACTTAACAAAGTTGCTGACTATTGTAAATTTGGAATTGACATAAGACATATTCCAGAAATTACCTCAAAAAATATTCTTGCAGAAGTTAAATCAATTATTAATAAAATTAAATCGAGTCATTCTAAGTCTAAACTTAGTTGGACTTACAAAATAAAAGTTTTAGAAACAGGAAAAGCTGCGCAATCATCTGTTGCTACAATTAAAAAGGTTGAAAAAATTCTAAAAAGAAAAGCACAAGGTGTGAGTTATTCTACTGACTCTAGATTTTTAAAATGTGATTTTATAATTTATGGTGCGGGTGATGAAAAACTTGCGCATTGTCCTAATGAATATGTTGATTTAAATAAACTAGTTAAAGTTCATAAGGATTACGTTAAGCTTGTAGAAGAATATTAA